Part of the Clostridium sporogenes genome, ATATAACAAGGGCTACAATAATACCTACAATAAAGAATGGGAACACTATAGCAAGTTCACTCCATTTAGCACCTGCTGTTCCTCCAGCAGTCCAATAAGTTAAAGCATATCCGAGTCTATATTTAATAGAAAGATATTGGCTAAAAGCGCCAAATAACATTGATATAGAAATACCTGCTAAAACAAGTCTCTGTGGTTTCATACCTCCTCTACCAATAGATGCAATAAAATAAGTCATACCTGTAGTAACAGCTGCACCAATGCAGGCAAAAAGCATCATCTGTCCGTAACTTCCACCAGGTAAAAATGCCATACAAAAAGCTATAGCAAAAGTAGCACCGCTACTTATACCCATAAGTCCAGAATCAGCAAGAGGATTTCTTGTAGTTCCCTGCATTATAGCACCACATACCGCAAGGCTTGACCCAACAATTATATTAGCTGCTATACGAGGAAGTCGGAGAGTTTGAATAATCTGGTGTTCAGTTAAAGAAGAGTCAAAATTAAAAATGGCTCCCCAAGCTGTAGTCAAATTCATATCAGCAGCACCAAAAGAAATTGACGCCGCTGACATAATCACTAGCAAAACCACTCCTACAATCATATAGATTGTAAAATTCAAAGCTCCTAATTGTCGCTTTTTATTATAGGTCTTTTGCATATTTATTTTCCTTTCTTATATTAGAATTATTTAACTAATGAATTTATTGCATTACTCATATAGTCAAGTTGTTCAGTAAGACTTGTAATATCAGAATAATAGAAAAGACCTGAATACTTCCCTGGTATTTCTACAACTCTGCCTGCTGCAACCGCAGGAATGCTTTTCCAAATATCTGTTTTTGAATATTTAGATTCTTTACCTTCTTGTTGGAACCATAATATATAATCTCCAAAATACTCATGAGCCACTTCATAACTTATAGATCCACGACCTTTTTTGGATTTCTCTATTAGTTCTTTAAGTTTATCTGGATATTTAAGTCCAAGATAGTCATATACTAAAGTACCACCCCTAGAACCTGTTTCATAATATATACCACTAAATTCCCCAGTAGGACCCCAGTCTTCCATAATGCTGAAAGTTTTTCCTACAAACTTATCACTTTTAAAAGTTTTT contains:
- a CDS encoding FecCD family ABC transporter permease, with translation MQKTYNKKRQLGALNFTIYMIVGVVLLVIMSAASISFGAADMNLTTAWGAIFNFDSSLTEHQIIQTLRLPRIAANIIVGSSLAVCGAIMQGTTRNPLADSGLMGISSGATFAIAFCMAFLPGGSYGQMMLFACIGAAVTTGMTYFIASIGRGGMKPQRLVLAGISISMLFGAFSQYLSIKYRLGYALTYWTAGGTAGAKWSELAIVFPFFIVGIIVALVISPSITVLNLGDDAAIGLGLNTKKVKGISTVVVLILTGLSVIVVGPVGFVGLIVPHIVRYLIGVDYRYIIPASGLYGALITVTADLVGRLINKPYETPIGIIFALIGVPYFLYLTRIQRREFE